Proteins encoded by one window of Canis aureus isolate CA01 chromosome 13, VMU_Caureus_v.1.0, whole genome shotgun sequence:
- the DPH2 gene encoding 2-(3-amino-3-carboxypropyl)histidine synthase subunit 2 isoform X1, with protein MESTFSSPAEAALQREAGAPGLLTPPEDLDRVYELERVAGFVRDLGCQQVALQFPDQLLGDAGAVAARLEGTTGSKMFILGDTAYGSCCVDVLGAEQAGAQALVHFGPACLSPPARPLPVAFVLGQRPVHLELCAKAFEAENPDPKAPVVLLSEPACAHALEALATLLRPRYLDLLVSSPALPLPAGSCSPEPEPLERFGRRFPLAPGRCLEEYGAFYVGGSEASADLDPDLSRLLLGWAPGQPFFTCCPDTGQTQDEGVRAGRLRARRHYLVERARDARVVGLLAGTLGVAQHREALTHLRNLTRAAGKRSYVLALGRPTPPKLANFPEVDVFVLLACPLGALAPQPPGGFFRPILAPCELEAACNPAWPPSGLAPYLTHYADLLPGSPFHVPLPPPDSELWDTPDVSLITGELRPPPAWKPSNDPGCLDLNLRPQLELAESSPADFVCLFRETEAETQAEGEAGSLQGARRGTLSGVSRMTPQAAGGAKPLHHRGCPKWHFKPVT; from the exons ATGGAGTCTACGTTCAGCAGCCCCGCTGAGGCTGCGCTGCAGCGGGAGGCGGGCGCCCCGGGGCTGCTCACGCCCCCCGAGGACCTGGACCGCGTGTACGAGCTGGAGCGAGTCGCTGGATTTGTCCGCGACCTGGGGTGTCAGcag GTGGCCTTGCAGTTCCCTGACCAGCTACTGGGAGATGCTGGGGCGGTGGCTGCACGACTGGAGGGGACCACGGGGTCGAAGATGTTCATTCTGGGCGACACGGCCTACGGCAG CTGCTGTGTGGATGTGCTGGGCGCCGAGCAAGCTGGAGCTCAGGCCCTTGTACACTTTGGCCCTGCCTGCTTAAGCCCTCCAGCCCGCCCACTGCCTGTGGCTTTTGTCCTCGGTCAGCGTCCTGTGCACTTGGAGCTCTGCGCCAAAGCCTTTGAGGCCGAGAACCCAGACCCCAAAGCTCCGGTGGTGCTGCTAAGTGAGCCTGCCTGTGCCCACGCTTTGG aggctTTGGCCACTCTCCTGCGCCCACGGTACCTGGACCTGCTTGTCTCCAGCCCAGCTCTTCCCTTGCCAGCGGGCTCCTGTAGTCCAGAGCCTGAGCCCCTAGAGCGTTTTGGCCGCCGCTTCCCCCTTGCTCCAGGGAGGTGTCTGGAAGAATATGGTGCCTTCTACGTGGGGGGCTCTGAAGCCAGTGCTGACCTAGACCCGGACCTGAGTCGGCTGCTTTTGGGCTGGGCACCAGGGCAGCCTTTCTTCACCTGCTGCCCAGATACAGGGCAGACTCAGGATGAAGGTGTCCGAGCTGGGCGGCTCAGGGCACGTAGACACTATCTGGTAGAGAGGGCCAGAGATGCCCGTGTGGTGGGGCTCTTGGCAGGCACGTTGGGTGTGGCCCAACACCGTGAGGCGCTGACACACTTGCGGAACCTGACTCGGGCTGCAGGCAAGCGTAGCTATGTGTTGGCCCTGGGGCGACCCACACCTCCCAAGCTCGCCAACTTCCCTGAGGTGGATGTCTTTGTGCTATTGGCCTGCCCTCTTGGTGCTTTAGCTCCACAGCCTCCTGGTGGCTTCTTCCGGCCTATCTTGGCACCGTGTGAGCTAGAAGCTGCCTGCAACCCTGCCTGGCCACCTTCAGGCCTGGCTCCCTACCTCACACATTATGCAGATTTATTGCCTG GCTCTCCCTTCCATGTGCCTCTCCCACCACCTGACTCAGAACTGTGGGACACCCCAGATGTGTCACTCATTACTGGGGAACTCCGACCCCCACCTGCATGGAAGCCATCAAATGATCCTGGATGTTTGGACCTGAACTTGCGGCCCCAGCTAGAGCTGGCTGAGAGCAGCCCTGCAG attttgtttgtttattcagagagaccgaggcagagacacaggcagagggagaagcaggctccttgcagggagcccgacgtgggactctatccggggtctccaggatgacaccccaggctgcaggcggcgccaaaccactgcaccaccggggctgcccgaaatgGCATTTTAAACCAGTGACATGA
- the DPH2 gene encoding 2-(3-amino-3-carboxypropyl)histidine synthase subunit 2 isoform X3 — translation MESTFSSPAEAALQREAGAPGLLTPPEDLDRVYELERVAGFVRDLGCQQVALQFPDQLLGDAGAVAARLEGTTGSKMFILGDTAYGSCCVDVLGAEQAGAQALVHFGPACLSPPARPLPVAFVLGQRPVHLELCAKAFEAENPDPKAPVVLLSEPACAHALGSPFHVPLPPPDSELWDTPDVSLITGELRPPPAWKPSNDPGCLDLNLRPQLELAESSPAALFLSSRSWRGLEPRLGQTTVTGAVSGRRGIAIAYEDEGNS, via the exons ATGGAGTCTACGTTCAGCAGCCCCGCTGAGGCTGCGCTGCAGCGGGAGGCGGGCGCCCCGGGGCTGCTCACGCCCCCCGAGGACCTGGACCGCGTGTACGAGCTGGAGCGAGTCGCTGGATTTGTCCGCGACCTGGGGTGTCAGcag GTGGCCTTGCAGTTCCCTGACCAGCTACTGGGAGATGCTGGGGCGGTGGCTGCACGACTGGAGGGGACCACGGGGTCGAAGATGTTCATTCTGGGCGACACGGCCTACGGCAG CTGCTGTGTGGATGTGCTGGGCGCCGAGCAAGCTGGAGCTCAGGCCCTTGTACACTTTGGCCCTGCCTGCTTAAGCCCTCCAGCCCGCCCACTGCCTGTGGCTTTTGTCCTCGGTCAGCGTCCTGTGCACTTGGAGCTCTGCGCCAAAGCCTTTGAGGCCGAGAACCCAGACCCCAAAGCTCCGGTGGTGCTGCTAAGTGAGCCTGCCTGTGCCCACGCTTTGG GCTCTCCCTTCCATGTGCCTCTCCCACCACCTGACTCAGAACTGTGGGACACCCCAGATGTGTCACTCATTACTGGGGAACTCCGACCCCCACCTGCATGGAAGCCATCAAATGATCCTGGATGTTTGGACCTGAACTTGCGGCCCCAGCTAGAGCTGGCTGAGAGCAGCCCTGCAG CCTTGTTCCTTAGTTCCCGGAGCTGGCGAGGCCTGGAGCCCCGCCTGGGTCAGACAACGGTGACAGGAGCTGTGAGCGGAAGACGAGGGATTGCCATCGCCTATGAGGATGAGGGAAACAGCTGA
- the DPH2 gene encoding 2-(3-amino-3-carboxypropyl)histidine synthase subunit 2 isoform X2, translating to MESTFSSPAEAALQREAGAPGLLTPPEDLDRVYELERVAGFVRDLGCQQVALQFPDQLLGDAGAVAARLEGTTGSKMFILGDTAYGSCCVDVLGAEQAGAQALVHFGPACLSPPARPLPVAFVLGQRPVHLELCAKAFEAENPDPKAPVVLLSEPACAHALEALATLLRPRYLDLLVSSPALPLPAGSCSPEPEPLERFGRRFPLAPGRCLEEYGAFYVGGSEASADLDPDLSRLLLGWAPGQPFFTCCPDTGQTQDEGVRAGRLRARRHYLVERARDARVVGLLAGTLGVAQHREALTHLRNLTRAAGKRSYVLALGRPTPPKLANFPEVDVFVLLACPLGALAPQPPGGFFRPILAPCELEAACNPAWPPSGLAPYLTHYADLLPGSPFHVPLPPPDSELWDTPDVSLITGELRPPPAWKPSNDPGCLDLNLRPQLELAESSPAALFLSSRSWRGLEPRLGQTTVTGAVSGRRGIAIAYEDEGNS from the exons ATGGAGTCTACGTTCAGCAGCCCCGCTGAGGCTGCGCTGCAGCGGGAGGCGGGCGCCCCGGGGCTGCTCACGCCCCCCGAGGACCTGGACCGCGTGTACGAGCTGGAGCGAGTCGCTGGATTTGTCCGCGACCTGGGGTGTCAGcag GTGGCCTTGCAGTTCCCTGACCAGCTACTGGGAGATGCTGGGGCGGTGGCTGCACGACTGGAGGGGACCACGGGGTCGAAGATGTTCATTCTGGGCGACACGGCCTACGGCAG CTGCTGTGTGGATGTGCTGGGCGCCGAGCAAGCTGGAGCTCAGGCCCTTGTACACTTTGGCCCTGCCTGCTTAAGCCCTCCAGCCCGCCCACTGCCTGTGGCTTTTGTCCTCGGTCAGCGTCCTGTGCACTTGGAGCTCTGCGCCAAAGCCTTTGAGGCCGAGAACCCAGACCCCAAAGCTCCGGTGGTGCTGCTAAGTGAGCCTGCCTGTGCCCACGCTTTGG aggctTTGGCCACTCTCCTGCGCCCACGGTACCTGGACCTGCTTGTCTCCAGCCCAGCTCTTCCCTTGCCAGCGGGCTCCTGTAGTCCAGAGCCTGAGCCCCTAGAGCGTTTTGGCCGCCGCTTCCCCCTTGCTCCAGGGAGGTGTCTGGAAGAATATGGTGCCTTCTACGTGGGGGGCTCTGAAGCCAGTGCTGACCTAGACCCGGACCTGAGTCGGCTGCTTTTGGGCTGGGCACCAGGGCAGCCTTTCTTCACCTGCTGCCCAGATACAGGGCAGACTCAGGATGAAGGTGTCCGAGCTGGGCGGCTCAGGGCACGTAGACACTATCTGGTAGAGAGGGCCAGAGATGCCCGTGTGGTGGGGCTCTTGGCAGGCACGTTGGGTGTGGCCCAACACCGTGAGGCGCTGACACACTTGCGGAACCTGACTCGGGCTGCAGGCAAGCGTAGCTATGTGTTGGCCCTGGGGCGACCCACACCTCCCAAGCTCGCCAACTTCCCTGAGGTGGATGTCTTTGTGCTATTGGCCTGCCCTCTTGGTGCTTTAGCTCCACAGCCTCCTGGTGGCTTCTTCCGGCCTATCTTGGCACCGTGTGAGCTAGAAGCTGCCTGCAACCCTGCCTGGCCACCTTCAGGCCTGGCTCCCTACCTCACACATTATGCAGATTTATTGCCTG GCTCTCCCTTCCATGTGCCTCTCCCACCACCTGACTCAGAACTGTGGGACACCCCAGATGTGTCACTCATTACTGGGGAACTCCGACCCCCACCTGCATGGAAGCCATCAAATGATCCTGGATGTTTGGACCTGAACTTGCGGCCCCAGCTAGAGCTGGCTGAGAGCAGCCCTGCAG CCTTGTTCCTTAGTTCCCGGAGCTGGCGAGGCCTGGAGCCCCGCCTGGGTCAGACAACGGTGACAGGAGCTGTGAGCGGAAGACGAGGGATTGCCATCGCCTATGAGGATGAGGGAAACAGCTGA